The proteins below come from a single Solea solea chromosome 6, fSolSol10.1, whole genome shotgun sequence genomic window:
- the LOC131461522 gene encoding leiomodin-1-like, whose product MSRAKVRGLTRTGRQVSEDPDLDTLLSTLSPEEVEELQQDMMKVPDVKPEDGKVVDQGETQPRSSNVLDAKLDSRRESDTKGRLSQREQSFEGEAKKESRKQEYLRKMGLSQEGNDDIDVGLQRQASVSSERDAKVDERNGKAPENPKDEQRRFSSRYRRQEGKDNDVKEIHDKDKCEDNCLRDKRESRESRESTGSKTKDMISKLQEKKEDGREKERREDCRRRDESKTKDIISRLREKSEKDVGKEKERKSESIRTSGRVSKMLEKQSKAQESQESKCEEKKPKAEEKKVEDKTKTDVKLERQLSEKGEVQVKHDKAEKRTDREELVNHSNHVKEKEKINTERKAEEKRERDDDRENVKKAAETEKMGNCVTKNTPKKKVKEEEAEDEESSMFDELMDQVRSNDPSLTELNVNNSEVIKTKTLIEFAEALQNNSHVKTFSLANCRADDHVAYAVAGTIRSNKTITSINIDSNHLTGKGILSLIQALQRNSTVTELRFQNQRHVCGGKTEMEMTKILKDNTTLLKLGYHFELAGPRMTTTNILSRNMDRQRQKRLQEQKQAQANGEKKGSLDVPKTGGGGSLRNSPKASPKPSPMPSPVPSPKLTPRRRTGGPAPPPPPPPPGGGPPPPPPPMMDGDALKNTLSPGRSKNSRDQLLASIRGSNVKQLNKVPVPKWLQ is encoded by the exons ATGTCCAGGGCAAAGGTGAGAGGCCTGACCCGCACAGGCCGCCAGGTCAGCGAGGACCCAGACTTGGACACCTTGCTGTCCACCCTCTCCcctgaggaagtggaggagctgcagcaggacATGATGAAGGTGCCTGACGTCAAACCAGAGGATGGGAAGGTCGTTGACCAAGGGGAGACTCAGCCAAGGAGCAGCAATGTCTTGGATGCTAAGCTGGACAGCAGACGGGAGAGTGACACTAAAGGAAGGCTCAGTCAGAGGGAGCAGTCATTTGAG GGCGAGGCAAAGAAGGAGAGCCGGAAGCAAGAATACCTGAGAAAGATGGGCCTGAGCCAGGAGGGGAACGATGACATCGATGTAGGACTACAAAGACAAGCTAGTGTCTCAAGTGAGAGAGATGCTAAGGTGGACGAAAGAAATGGTAAAGCTCCTGAAAATCCAAAGGACGAGCAAAGACGGTTTTCAAGTAGATACCGGAGGCAGGAGGGCAAAGACAATGATGTGAAAGAGATTCACGACAAAGACAAATGCGAAGACAATTGTCtaagagacaaaagagagagcagagagagcagagagagcacAGGTAGCAAAACAAAGGACATGATCTCCAAGTTacaggaaaagaaggaagatggtagagagaaggaaaggagagaagactgcaggaggagagatgaaagtaaaactaaagacattatctcaaggctacGAGAAAAAAGTGAGAAGGATGTGGgcaaggaaaaggaaagaaagtcaGAGAGTATCAGGACATCAGGACGTGTCTCCAAAATGCTGGAGAAGCAGAGCAAGGCACAAGAAAGCCAGGAGAGCAAATGTGAGGAAAAGAAGCcaaaagcagaggagaagaaagttgAAGATAAAACCAAAACTGATGTCAAACTTGAGCGACAACTGTCTGAGAAGGGTGAGGTACAGGTGAAACATGACAAGGCAGAAAAAAGAACAGATCGAGAGGAGTTGGTTAACCACAGCAATCAcgtgaaagagaaggagaagattaacacagagaggaaagcagaggagaaaagGGAAAGAGATGATGATAGAGAGAATGttaaaaaagcagccgaaactGAGAAGATGGGCAATTGTGTTACCAAAAACACCCCCAAAAAAAAGGtgaaggaggaagaggcagaGGATGAGGAGTCAAGCATGTTCGATGAGCTAATGGATCAGGTACGAAGCAATGACCCCTCCCTCACTGAGCTCAATGTCAACAACTCCGAGGTCATCAAGACGAAAACGCTCATCGAGTTTGCCGAGGCTTTGCAAAACAACAGCCATGTCAAAACCTTTTCTTTGGCTAACTGTCGCGCAGACGATCACGTGGCTTACGCGGTCGCCGGCACGATACGCAGCAACAAGACGATCACCAGCATCAACATCGACTCCAATCATCTCACGGGCAAGGGCATCCTGTCCCTAATCCAGGCTCTACAACGCAACTCCACAGTGACTGAGCTTCGATTCCAAAACCAGCGGCACGTCTGCGGTGGCAAGACAGAGATGGAGATGACCAAAATCCTGAAAGACAACACCACCTTACTCAAACTGGGCTATCACTTTGAGTTAGCAGGGCCAAGAATGACCACCACAAACATACTGAGTCGCAACATGGACCGGCAGAGACAGAAGCGCCTACAGGAACAGAAGCAGGCCCAGGCTAATGGAGAGAAGAAGGGATCACTGGATGTGCCCAAGACTGGAGGTGGAGGATCCCTGAGAAATTCACCCAAAGCTTCCCCAAAACCATCTCCCATGCCCTCTCCCGTGCCTTCACCAAAGCTGACACCCAGAAGAAGAACTGGAGGTCCggctccaccaccacctccgcctcctcctgGCGGTggtcctccacctcctcctcctcctatgaTGGATGGAGATGCCCTGAAGAACACTCTCAGTCCAGGTCGTAGTAAAAACTCACGGGACCAATTGCTTGCCTCGATCAGAGGAAGCAATGTTAAACAACTCAACAAG GTGCCGGTGCCAAAGTGGTTGCAGTAA
- the timm17a gene encoding mitochondrial import inner membrane translocase subunit Tim17-A — translation MEEYAREPCPWRIVDDCGGAFTMGAIGGGIFQAVKGFRNAPSGMNHRMRGSMTAIKTRAPQLGGSFAVWGGLFSMIDCGLVKVRGKEDPWNSITSGAMTGAILAARNGPVAMVGSAAMGGILLALIEGAGILLTRFASAQFPTGPQFAEEPAPAPMPSPSFGDYSQYQ, via the exons ATGGAGGAATATGCCAGAGAACCATG CCCTTGGAGAATTGTGGACGACTGTGGTGGAGCCTTCACCATGGGAGCCATTGGAGGAGGAATATTTCAGGCAGTAAAGGGCTTCAGAAATGCACCCTCA GGGATGAACCACAGAATGAGAGGTAGCATGACTGCAATCAAAACCAGAGCCCCACAGCTTGGAG GTAGCTTTGCAGTATGGGGAGGCCTTTTCTCCATGATTGACTGTGGATTAGTAAAAGTCAGAGGAAAAGAAGATCCATGGAACTCAATAACAAGTGGGGCCATGACAGGAGCTATCCTTGCTGCAAGAA ATGGACCAGTAGCCATGGTTGGATCAGCAGCCATGGGAGGCATTCTGCTGGCATTGATAGAAGGTGCTGGAATCTTGCTTACAAGGTTTGCTTCTGCACAATTTCCAACTG GGCCTCAGTTTGCAGAGGAACCTGCCCCTGCTCCCATGCCTTCCCCTTCCTTTGGAGACTACAGCCAATATCAGTGA